ATTGAGCAGTCATAGACACAAAAGTCAGTGTATGGCTGTAagcgaggaaatagtcaaaacaggtcataaatcgtactggtagtcccacactgttgcattgtagtgcatatagtaggcatagtcacaaaaagtcaatttatagccgtaaacaaggaaatggTCATAATAGGTAATAACTTATGCAAGTAGTCTCATAGTACcacatagagtaggcatagtcatcaAAAGTCCATTTATAAGCGTAACCAaaaatagtcataacagttcataaattatgcaggtagtctcatactatcacatagtagtgcattgagcagtcatagtcacaaaaagctcagtgtatggctgtaaGCATGGAAATTGTCAAAACACGTCATAAATcatacaggtagtcccacactgtCACATTGTAGTGAAAACAACAATGTGTAGTAATGCAAAGATAACCCGAGGatttaggattaaattccacggcataaggattaaaagtggcggcataaggattaaatcttgcgaaacaaggattaaaagtggcggcatgaggattaaattccacggtataaggattaaattccgcggtgcaaggattaaatacgacgggaaaacctgtagattataacgaccatgtcgtaggaacccttcccagcgccgcatttttggaagctagcggtggcgcttctcatcgtcccagttattgcttcgtCAACTACTACAATAtcttgtacttcagcttaccttagtatttctgtacaagcggtgaacgttccacagatgttttattcttaggttgattatcatcatcattctacgcgttttcataggagctaccGCTGTCCTCTGCTatggtagtcgtacatacgcttcagGGCGTttagaattcaaatttccatcgtccaatcgtggcgtgccgataagtagcgcccctagcggaccGTGCGGATGGGCtcttcataggggttgctgattaggacatggtcgttataatatacagctttttccgccgtTATTTATCATCTTGCCGTACATTgtaatccttataccatgatATTTAATTCATTTGCCATCCGAATTTATCCtcctttttattatttttaatcctcatttcacataatttaatccattTCTCaatcaatttaatccaagtgaatATGTGCGGTCTACGCGACTTCTTCGTATTTTGGGACATTCCCCATGTGCACGGGTattgcccatgcttttcattaataatgtgggtttctgcaccataatcgGATAGTGTGGGACTGCCAACCGGGattattgtgggactattccgaTGTCTACAGGTTTTACCCATGGTCTTGATTAAAAaggtgggtttctgcactgtaatgggataccgTGTGACTGCCAGCCTGGATTGCGATATTGTGGGGCTATTCCCACGTCTACGGGTTTTACCCACGGttgtcattaaaaacgcgggtctctgcactgtaatgggataatgtGGGACTGTGTATGTGGATTACGTTATTGCGGGACTACTCCCATGTCCGCGGGTATAACTCATACTTTTCATTCAATATGCGgttttctgcaccataatgggatactgtgggtgTGACAATTTGGATTACGGTATTGCGGGACTATTTGCATGTGTGCcgattttacccatggttttcactaaaaacgcgggtttctgcactgtaatgggatacctCGGGATTGTCTGTCTGGATTACTACCCGTGCTACCCGTGCTTTTCACTCTagatgtgggtttctgcactctaattgaatactgtgggactgtctatctggattacAACATTGTGGGACAATACCgtcgtctacgggtattacccatctAATTAAAAACGCGGTTTTTTGcactctaatgggatactgtgggactgcctCTCTGGACTGCGATGTTGTGAGgctattcccatgtctatggGTTTTACctatggttttcattaaaaacgtgagTCTCTGCACTGTAATCTGGACtgaactgtcaatctggattgcaATATTGAGGGACTATTGcaatgtctacgggtattacccatgcttttcattcaaagtaCAGATTTCTGTACTACAATGGGATGCTGCGGGTCTGTGACTATCAATTACAATATTGTGGTGCTATTCCCGTGCCTGCGGGCATAACCCGTGCTTTTCACGAAAAATAATGGTTTATGTACCGTAATTGGATACTGTACGACCGCCAGCCTTGCTTACGGTGTTGTGAGACTGTTctcatgtgtgcgggtattacccatgctttacattaaatatgcgggtttctgcaccgtAATGGGATACAGCGTGACTGCCAGTCTCGATGACGCTATTTTGGGGCTATTCCCGCGGGATACTGTGATCCAGATAGAGTCCCATATTATTCTATTACAGTCCAGAAATCTTCATTTAAAAGCATAACCGTAATAACCGTatacatggaaatagtcccacaatacagTGAGCAGGATTGACAGACCCACAATATTCTATTACAGcgcaaaaacccgcgttttaattaaaatcacagggaatacccgtagacgtcGGAATAGCCCAAGAATGTCGTAATCAAAACTGACAATTTAACAGTATCCGACtaaggtgcagaaacccgcgtttgTAATGAAAACCACGGGTAAAATGCGTAGACTTGCGAATAGTCCTAGAATACCGTTATCCAGATTGGCAGTTCCACAGTaccccattatggtgcagaaacccgcattttgaatgaaaagtacgggtaatacccgtagacgtggGGATAGCCCCAAAATATCGTCATCGATACTGTCAGTCACAtattatcccattacagtgcagaaacccgcgtttttaatgaaaaccatgggtaaaatccTTAGCCATTGGAAGAGCCCCAGAataccgtaatccagattgacagtcccgcagtGTCCCAATATGGTGCAGAAATCCGcattattaatgaaaagcatgtgcaatgcCCGAGGCATGGGAATTGCACCAAAacatcgtaatcaagattgacagtcccgcagtatccaaTTTGTGCAAAAACCCGCATTTTTGAttaaaagcacggggaatacccatagacatgcttaCAGTCCAAGggtatcgtaatcaagattgacagtcccacactATCCCATTACTGCAGGAGCTCACATAGTTAAAGAAAAGCATGgctaatacccgcacacatgggataGTCCCACCAGTATAGTTATactgcagaaacccacattttgaatgaaaagcataggTGATACCCATAggcatggaaatagtcccacaatatcgtaattcaGATTGACggtcccatagtatcccattacagtgcgacaaacgcgtttttaatggaaagcacggggaatacccgtagTCTTGCTTATAGTCCAAggatatcgtaatgaagatcaACAGTCTCtcagtatcccattacggtgGAGAAAtccgcatatctaatgaaaaacatgggtaatacccgtacacatgggaatagtcccacaataccgtAATACAtatagacagtcccacagtgtcccattacaatgcatgaacccacgtttttaataaAAGCAAGGGTGATatccgtagacatggaaatagtcccacaatattgcATTCCAGATACCCAGTCCCGCGGTGTCTCATTGCACagcagaaacccacgtttttaatgaaaaccatgggtaaaacccgtagacatgggaatagtcccacaatatcgcaagccagattggcagtcccacagtatcccattacagtacaGAACCCACGTTTTAAtaaaaaccatgggtaaaactcGTACACATGGTAATAGTCCCACAGTAccataatccagattgacagtcccacagtatcccattatggtgcagaaacccacattattaatgaaaagcatgtgcaagaCCCGTACACAtggaaattgtcccaaaatacaaatCAAAAGTCACGTAGCTCACACATAGCCACGTGGgataaattgcatgagaaatggattaaattatgtgaaatgaggatgaACTCCTCAGTCCCGACGCTAATAGGGAGGAGTCAGCGCGAGTTTACACGCATTACCGTGCGTGATGGGACCCCGACAATATGCCCATGTTTTGTCTAGAGCGTGTTCCGATGCCTTCGGGTATTTTCTGAGTGTATCATATGAGATGCTGTGGGTCACTGCAGAGACATTTATGGAACGATAGTTCTTCATCTATGAGTTTATTTTTCATGGGTAAAAACGTGCCGAATGATAGTCTGCAGAAAGTGGGCTTACTTTGACACACTgtttaaaaatatgtaaaaatATTCGCTTCTGACATAACAGGTAATTTCGGTAAGTTCATTCGGTATTATTTCTGGGTGTGGAACCCCTTGTAACAATTGCGACTCCCGTTGAAGCAAAGAAATATTTTACATTCTTTGCAACGCACTGCTGTGAGTGCCTTGCAGCCGGGAAGCCTGCAGCGGCTTCGCGCTTTTTGTGTCGTGCCCATTTCTGGCAAGTGAAGTGCACCACAGCTTCGCTTCTTGGGTGGAGGCAAAGGTAGGAATGGCTTTCGGCTTCCAGGCGTGTCTTCGTCCGTGCTGCTGTCACTGGTTTCGACAATGTCCTGAACGTAGATCAACCCTTCAGCAACACGCATTCGGAAGTCCAAATAGTCCAAAATCTCTTTAGGATTTTTCCCTTTCGACTGCATGGAACGACAGTACCTCACCCACGCTGCTGCACACGCGAAGTCAAACATCTGGAATACCATGCGGAGTGTCCACGTGTTGGTTCTGGTCCTACTTCGGTACATACTGATGCATCTGTCTAGTTGGTCGACGCCTCCCATGAATGCATTATATTTCGTGAGTGCGTCAGGTCTTTCAACAGTAATGTaccgttttgtttttttacaccATCTGCGGCATGTTGTAACCGGCTCCTTTCCGAACATGGTAGATGCAACTAGAACCTGTCGACTGTCGTACCATTGGACGAGTGACACTGCACCATCGCTGCGAACTACTTGTTCACTTGTACCTCTGCCCCCTTTCTTGAGCTGGCTTTCGGATCTCAGCTTGTTGGCCGCCGGGACTCTTGAGCGCATCAGTGTTCCGCAGCCACTGATGCCGTGTTGCAGCAATTCATCTAAAAGCGCTACTGATGTAAAATAACGGTCCGTGAAAATGCAGGTTCCTGCTTGCAGGGATTGACAGAGCTTTAGTACAACTTTTCCTCCACTATCCAAGTCTTCACAAACGACGGCGCCTTTGATAGTACAACCCTTTCCCGCGTACATGGTGAAATCTAGGGGAATGCCATCTGGTGTGGCCAAAACAAAGTTTTTGAGCCCAACGGGGTTCGGCTTCCCCCTGACATACTGGCGCATTTCCACCTTCCCATGGAACGGCACCATTTGCTCGTCTATTGAAACGTATGCTGCACGAGGTGTGCGATGGCATTCCTGCTGGACAGCGTTCAACAACGGCCGAACCTTCCAAAACGCATCTTCTCGTTTTTCGTCAATAAGTACGTCGTTGTCGTCCACGAGTTTCACGGCATTTCGTAGGGAGTGGTATCGGTCCCTTGTCATTGCGGACACAACCATCGGAACTCAAGCCTTCGCTGCCTATGCCATCCTTGTCTTTGGGTACTGGGACGAATACGAAAAATTCTATGAGGTTATTCAGTCACTCAAAAAAATTTCGGCGTGCCTCACCCCCAAGACATGATATGGCCATGCTCACACCGAATATCTTCCTTAGTTCAGTGGCTGTGGTCCCACCGCTTCTTCCTGTTATCTTGATTGCCCTCTTGTTTGTGAAGAACGCCATATCCTCGAAGGAACTCTCGGAAATATACTTCGTAAAGCAGTCGAATGGCTCTCCTGGCAGCTCCTCATGACCTCCAACATTACCTAAGCTGTTCCCAAGATTCGCAGGCGTGAAGCTGAGGAAACGGCAGAACAGGGCACGGTCATGATATCCCACAAACGCAATACGATCTTGTAAATAGCGATGCTCAATCTATGAAGTCAAGACGGGAATATTACCTTGTGCTGTGTTTCCAGAACAAACGGCCCGCTTCCTCTCCGCTTCCGTTTGTGTTGGTGCACTCTTCTTCCtcgtcttctgcttcttctgaACAAGAAGACGCTTCATATTCACTGTCCTCATCGGCACCTTCAATTTCTGAATCCCCATTGAAAAGCGCAGCAAGGATCTCTTCTTCATTCAGAGTCTTGCCTTGTACCAGAAAGAAATCAGAAAGCTAAAACACAGGCGAACGTTAGACAAATAGGCGAACCAAATTATtgtttcgcaacgcgcactaatTTCCTAATTGTCAGCAGAGTGTCCCCGTGCCGCAGATTTGATACACGATACAAAACCCTGTGTTGATCACTAATATTGCGCTCGTGCTCCTAAAATTGGGTCTAATCCATCAAATTAACGTATCTGCCTTCTTCTCCAATCACTTTTTGACAACAATAATAACctgtaaacaaataaatatcATAAACTTACTTGGACCTCGTGCACGGGTTCGACTTTGCGTGGGCACCGCCATCTTGACGTCTCCCCCGCGACTTGCGTGCCATCTGTCAGCTTTTTCTGAATATATGTCGCCGAAGGACACCCTATCGCATGTGCTACATTCGGCACAGCCGTCTGCGATGCATCGTTCTCTCGCAAAAAATTCTGGAACTTTTGTATCATATGTGATACGGGGGACCGATTAATTCGGATGGCAAAAGGGTTAAATGTCATgatataaggattaaaatgtacgataAGAGGATTAATAGCGGCGGGAA
The window above is part of the Ornithodoros turicata isolate Travis unplaced genomic scaffold, ASM3712646v1 ctg00000961.1, whole genome shotgun sequence genome. Proteins encoded here:
- the LOC135375975 gene encoding piggyBac transposable element-derived protein 3-like, yielding MTRDRYHSLRNAVKLVDDNDVLIDEKREDAFWKVRPLLNAVQQECHRTPRAAYVSIDEQMVPFHGKVEMRQYVRGKPNPVGLKNFVLATPDGIPLDFTMYAGKGCTIKGAVVCEDLDSGGKVVLKLCQSLQAGTCIFTDRYFTSVALLDELLQHGISGCGTLMRSRVPAANKLRSESQLKKGGRGTSEQVVRSDGAVSLVQWYDSRQVLVASTMFGKEPVTTCRRWCKKTKRYITVERPDALTKYNAFMGGVDQLDRCISMYRSRTRTNTWTLRMVFQMFDFACAAAWVRYCRSMQSKGKNPKEILDYLDFRMRVAEGLIYVQDIVETSDSSTDEDTPGSRKPFLPLPPPKKRSCGALHLPEMGTTQKARSRCRLPGCKALTAVRCKECKIFLCFNGSRNCYKGFHTQK